The Orcinus orca chromosome 1, mOrcOrc1.1, whole genome shotgun sequence DNA window TCTCCTTGAGATCCTCCCTGACTCTGCAGTTAAAAATCataccctagggcttccctggtggcacagtggttgagagtccgcctgccgatgcaggggacacgggttcgtgccccggtccgggaagatcccacatgccatggagcggctaggcccatgagccatggccgctgagcctgcgcgtccggagcctgtgctccgcaacgggagaggccacaacagtgagaggcccgtgtaccgcaaaaaaaaaaaaaaaaaaaatcacaccctACTCCCAGCATTCCCAATTCTCCATCTTCTCTTTGTGTGTTCTCCATAGCACTAAGCACTGTTTGACAATATTGTatgttttacttattcatttgctTTCCCCAACTAGACTTTCAGTTCCATGAGGCAGTCTGATTTGTTCACGGCAGTATCTCCACCATCTagagtagtgcctggcacatgggcgATAATCAATAAATACTTCTTGGATCAatacatctacaaaatgggataaTGACAGTACCTAtttcatggggttgttgtgaggattaataatGCAGGTTAGTacatgtaaaactcttagaacagTACCTAGCACAGAGTAAGTCTCAATAAACGTTGCTACCGTTGCTAGAGGGGAACGAAAAATAACTGGTGCACTATTTTGGAGATCGTGGGGCTTCACTGGGCTGTTTTCCCCTCTAGTTGTGTCGGACATGGGATTTGCTCTCTACAGAAGGTTCTTTGTCCCTGCAAATGGGTCCCCGGTgagttcagtttattttttaaattacctatCATATCAATAGCTAAAAAGGGTCACCAAATAGGGGCAACAATTCTGAGATTTAGGACAGTCAGTTTTACACTTGGAAGTTAAGAAAATGCCTGAGGAAATCAGCCTTTTAGATTGTCCTTTTCACTTCTCTCTCTCATAGCCCTGACAACTGGCTCTAGTTCTCTGCACCTGCTATACTGGTAGCTATTCCAAAAAACAGGAGTGAAGGGACTTCACAGAGAATAAAATGCAGATTGGAAAGCAGCAATAATTTGGGTCCAGATGaatttacaataaaaagaaaactgacaaagatttccagttttattgaaattggTCTTTGAATTTGGTAGATTCTGTTTGACtatctgtgtgtattttttaatttagacaTGCCATTTATGTGGGATCAGATTATGCTCCTATAGAGATCCCTCGTGGCACCTCAACTCTTACTCTCTTGGTTGGCCTTATACAGAACCATCCTAAACGCAATGATGACccagaataaagagaaatgatGGCTCTGTCTTCTGTACTCAGAGCCAGTGAACTGATATTTTTTTTAGCTTTGCATGATTTGGAATATCTCCTCTCTGTGCACATGGagtttttttgtctcttttgtctCACCACCTTGCTGTTCAGACTTTTAAGACTCTTTGACTGGGATGGTATTTGTTTCTTAAACAGCTGAAATATGCAATTAACATTTTCTTCACTTATTcccatttttccccccttttttctcAAGGTGTCTTTTGCAGCTCACATTGCAGGTGGATTTGCTGGGATGTCCATTGGTTATACCGTGTTCAGCTGCTTTGATAAGGCACTGCTGAAAGATCCAAGGTTTTGGATAGCAATTGCAGCTTATTTAGCTTGCGTCTTATTTGCTGTGTTTTTCAACGTTTTCCTATCCCCAGCGAACTGACCTGCCCCTAACACAAACCAATTAATGAAAAGAGCCATCTGGGAAAAAACTGGAGAACTCTCTATGAAGCAACAGAGAAGTCCCAGCAAATGCTAACAAttttataaagaggaaaaaacaccCTTGAAGTCGCCAGTTTCAAAGACTGCTTACAAAAGGAGTTAGGGTTTAAGGAAGGGGCTCGCCTGTGCAtaagggggaagaggaagaaagaaaagggaagggaagtgagAACCAAAGATTGGCTCTTTCCCAGGCGTGCTGCATGAGGGTACGTATCCTCTAAAAGAGACTTACTCTCCCAGGAGGGTATACTATAGAGATTGCTTGGTAGAATCCACAAATAATGTTCTAtgctgaaaataaaaacttttcacATCTGTCAGACTATTGATTATCACTTTCCATCACCGTTCGAGTAGATAAGTCACTGTTTGGggtgctttatatgcattattgCTCATCTTTTTAACAACCCAGAAAGGCAGCTATTACTCTGTGTCTTAGAGAGGAGGATATGGGAACTCTTACAAAAAATCAAGTAACTTGTCTAAGAAGGGGCAGGATTTAAAGGTTGGTAATGACTTGACAGCCCATATTCTCCTGCCCTCCTGGTCTATCAGTGCTGTGTTCCCCAAATACCAAAAGTTTATTGTATCATGACGgggtttccctagtggcgcagtggttaagaaccgcctgccaatgcaggggacatgggttcgagccctggtccaggaagatcccacatgctgcagagcaactaagcccgtgcgccacacctactgagcctgctctctagagtctgtgagccacaactactgagtccacgcgccacaactactgaagcctgcacgcctagagcccgtgctccgcaacaaaagaagccaccgcaatgagaagcccgcgcaccgcaatgaagagtagcccccgctccccgcaactagagaaagcccgcgcacagcaacaaagacccaacacagccaaataaataaataaataaatttattaaaaaaaatagtatcatgGGAGTATGGGAAGGAACCTTTCTGAGGGTGTACCAAGAATGGTAGAAATACCTGATGGAAGAATTCTCTGGATTGCTAGTTTAAGATTCAAATAGTGtcggcaactaagcccgtgtgccacaactactgagcccgcgtgctgaaactactgaagcctgcttgcctagagcccgtgctccgcaacgagaagccactgcaatgagtagtcccactcgctgcaactagagaaagcccatgtgcagcaacaaagacccaacgcagccaaacaaaacaaaacaaaaagatttgaATAGTGTGTCTAGGATCCCAAGGAACCTGGAACTACCTTTCTCGTGCACACTATGTACCTGGACTTTTTTTGGAGTCTCATCTATGATAAGATTCTCATCCTTTATGTGGCTAGTGGTTCTTCTATGAGTGGGTATCTACAAAAGGTAAAATGTCATATCTGAAAGCTGGGATGCCTGTGTCCTTTTCTTGTATGGAACCCAGATTGCTGgccattctttttccaaaataGTAGTTTTAGGTCACCTGAACGCAGGAAatacaattttttcttcttttatcataagcatgttttatttaaaacccACCTAAACATGTTGCTGTATTCTGAAAGGAGGATACATGCTTAATTATAGTGAGAAAAGTAGTATTTTAGCATTTTGAGAAAAGCTGATCTGGGATTTGTTtcagaattctttaaaatttgagtATGAGAATACAGTTATGTTCTTGGTTAAACAAAGAACTTAGAAACTCTTTTACCTTTCCACCCCAAACCTGctcttttcccttgtgatgaCCAGTGTCAACAGTTGGGTGTATATTCTCCTAGACCTTTTACGACTCAGGATGAGCAGAAAGGGAAATGGCTTTCAGTTGATGGCTGACTCACTCATTGCATTGAACTGCACTGAATCTGCTCTATGCCCCCCAAGGGATAAATTCAGAGAACAAGTTGAAGATGACTTTGGTATAACTTCTCAAAGCATGATTTGCTTCTCAGATTTACCTAAACTAAGAAAGGTTTGGGTTAATCTCGCTGTTTTAGCTATTTAAATGTACATATGAAatgaagtgggttttttttttttttttttttttttgcggtacacgggcctttcactgctgtggcctctcccgttgcggagcacaggctccggacgcgcaggctcagcagccatggctcacaggcccagccgctccgcggcatgtgggatcctcccggaccggggcacgaacccgtgtcccctgcatcggcaggcgggctctcaaccactgcgccaccaggtaagccctgaaATGAAGGTTTTTAACAAGATAAATGAGATCACACTACATGTATTGTTCTGTAACTTGTTTTATAATATGACTTAGGGATCTTTCTGTTAGTTCCTAGAGATCTTTATTCTCTGAATTGCTAATGATAAAGATGtaatagtttatttaaccattcctctATTGAACACTTAAGTTGTTGCTGATTTTGTACTATTACCAACAGTGCTATGTGAACATCCTAGTACGTGCAGTGTGTCtttgagaatgaatgaatgaatgaatgaatggatatttcAAGCATCCAGAAGCGGAAATGCTATGTTAATTCTGATAGATTTAAactacctttttgtttttttggccatgccacgtggcttgtgggatcttagttccctgaccaaggattgaacgcgggccatggcagtgaaagctccaagtcctaaccactggaccaccagggaattccctaaattacctttttttttttttttttttgcagtatgtgggcctctcactgttgtggcctctcctgttgcggagcacaggctccggacgcgcaggcccaacggccatggctcacaggcccagccgctccacggcatgtgggatcctcccagaccagggcacgaacccgcgtcccctgcatcggcaggcggactctcaaccactgcgccaccagggaagccctctaaattacctttttaaaaattaattaattaatttttggctcagttgagtctttgttgctggggctttctctagttgtggcgagcgggggctactcttcgttgcggtgtgctggcttctcattgcggtggcgtctcctgttgcgaagcacgggctctaggcctgcaggcttcagtagttgtggcacgcgggctcagcagttgtggctcacgggctctagagcgcaggctcagtagttgtggtgcacgagcttcctCATACTTTTGCCAAAAGCAGGTattataaaacttgaaaaaatttacattttgatagttaaaaataatactttattttaatttgtatttctctgactacTAATGAAGCTTAGTGTTTTTTAAGTTTACTaacaatttatatattatacataatatataatttatataatacataatatacaaatatgaatatatatatattttcctgatGAAAGGGTtgcatttaatttgaaaattagcTATAGTTGGCAAAGAAGCCCAGGGAAGAAATATTTATCTGCCATTGCCAACCCACTAGGTCACTAGCTCTGAAGAGAGATCTTTAATGACCTAAAGTGCAATGTAATTGTTAATAATAGAAAACTAGACAGAGAAACAGGATTCATCTAACTATGAAATCGGACATGACCCATTGATTATTAAGACTGATGACTAAGAAGTTATTATCTAGTTAGATTATTTTGGTACTAGAAACATCGTTCACATTACCAAAAACTGTGATGTCTTTCTGGGTTCCCCGGGGGGCAAAGTTACCATTAAAAAAGCACACAAACATCTGGTGTTTTAAATGTGACATCTCTGAATTATAGAGGAGCCATTTATTCAGCTTAATTTAGGGCTCATAATTTTAGTCTCCTAAACTGTGCTGTAGTATTAGAAATGTTGGAAATATTCTTTATGTGTGCTGCCCAATAAGGTAGCCACTAAGCACATgtagctatttacatttaattaaaattaaataaaatttaaaactcagtgcCTCTGTTACACAAGCCACGTTGCAAGTGCTCAATAGCTATGTGTTTCTAGTGGCCATcttattggacagtgcagatagaGTCTATTCCAACATTGCTGCAAAAAGTTCCAccggattaaaaaaaaaagttccattggGTAGCGCTATTTTAGAAGCAGGAATGAAGACAGGGAGATGGATTTTAGCTGATGCCTGACTCACTCACTGCACTGAACCAAACTGAATCTGCTCTACATTTGCAAAGGGACACATTCAGAGATTAAGCTGAAGATGGCTGTGGTATAACTTTTAAGCATGATCTGCTTCAGATTTACCTAAACTGAGAAAGGTCTGTGTTAATCTCTCTGTCTTAGCTAATTAAGAgtcatttgaaatttttttgttttcttttgaactCTATAGTACTGTATCTGTGTATATTAGTATTTGTGTCATTTGCTATGAAAGCTTTAGGACCTAAGATTTGAAGCTAAATAATAGTACTTCTTCTTTCAGGAAATACCATGCACTTgtcctttaaggaaaaaaaaaacctttaatttcCTTTGGTGATTTTAACAGTAAAGTGCTcatggtaaaagaaaaaattaaaatatatataattataaaaaaattaagtcagtTGTAATCACACTATCCAGAGATAATCATAGTTAATATTTTGATGAATATCCTAGGCTTTATTGGACGCATCtctacatataaataaatttacaataaTGGGGCCatattattcaatattttataatgtgaatgttactGAAATGATATATCAATGTCTTTTTATGttagtatatatttattacttCTATTGGTTGCATAGTACCACGCTGTGGATGTACTATTATTTATATGAACAATACAGTCTTTCTTGTATTGataattattttggatattttcaaGTTATGATTATTATAAACAACAAGAATAGTATCTTTGCTTACACTTTAAAATGCTTTGGATTGTTGGGTCAAAGAGTATAGTACTATTAACATAATAAAGTCAAATAGAAATTTTCTCTATCTCAGGAATACAACTCAATTTTAGAAGTTTGATGCTTCTGCAAGTCTTCTGAACTATATAAAGCTTTCAAAAAGGAACTAAAGACTCTAGAACCtgttatttaaaaagtcaaaactgtcactatttgacaTACCTAATGTAAATAATTAAACTTGTAAGAGAAAACAGATGATTTCTTAATATCTCTTTCGTGAGAATTTCAAGTGTGCTTAGACAGGAAAAATAACAGTTTAGTAAAACAGTTAAGAGCTGACTTTAGAGCCATGGTGATTGAGTTTGAATACCAGTtctagctgtgtaatcttgggtAATTTAaggtgtgcctcagtttcctgatctgtaaaatgggggaacaacatacctacttcataggatttTTGTGATGCACATATCTTGTAGCTATAATATCCCAGTATGTTGTTTGATTGTGTATCATTTCCCTTTCTATAAGGGATATAGGACATACATTTATATGTTAAATGAAAGTGAATGAAaacattcactctttttttctttcctttgggatATACTTTCTCTGAGATATCCTAGGGTATCAACTCTAATATGGAACCTACTGGCTCATAATCCAAGCATCTATATTATAACTCGCCCCACTGCTCCCTCCACAAAGCAAGCTACATGTCTTAAAAAGGTCAAATACTGTTATAATGAAAATTTCTATAATACTACCACCATACCAATGATCCAGTTATTTCAAGCACTATCTAATAACATCCTGGTAGTACAAAATAGTTGagaatttttggaaaattttcacaGCAAAGTTAGTAATGATTccataaatattcataaatatattacTGAAATGATTTCTGAAAATGCTCAAAAACTGCCAGAAAGAAACTAGAATTTAGACATTTAAATGTGGATTAAAAAACGAATCTACATTCTTATAGTGAGAGCCAGatttgtttcttttggtttctttaaatGCTGTATCTTACTGAATTATGAAATGAAACATGCCTTTTCCTTTGTGcataaatgagattttaaaatcatTGACTTTGGTTatagtttttatataaaataatcttaATAGGTTTGTAAGATCAAGTCAGTAGTTTTAGGAACCTCTCCAAAagttctcagttaaaaaaaataaaacaacaaacttCAGCTGAGTAAGAAGACTCTTTTCTTACAGGAATTCCTATAATTCTATTCTTCATAGGAGGGAATATATACACCCCTCCTCcaggtatcttttttttccccattgcatTGTAAGGTctaaacataaattattttatattcctgaCATCTTAAACATATTCTTGGTAACAGATTATTACAACTTTCTAGGGAAAAAAGTAGAGCAACCAGCATGCTGAAAGAGTGATGCTTTGTTCATATTTTGACCATAGGTTTGCCTTAAGAAATAGTacacccctcagaatggaagaattTATCTGCCTCCTATTTGATGGGGTTCAGAGCTAAGATGGCTGACTAAATAAACATGGGGGACTGGAATTTCCTTGGAGGCATTCTGAAGGAAGTTCACATCCACTCCACCATGATTGGGAAGATGTGGCTCACCGTCCTGTTCATATTTCGAATGCTTGTTCTGGGTGTAGCTGCTGAAGATGTCTGGAATGATGAGCAGTCTGGCTTCATCTGTAATACAGAACAACCCGGCTGCAGAAATGTATGCTATGATCAGGCCTTTCCTATCTCCCTCATTAGATACTGGGTTTTGCAGGTGATATTTGTGTCTTCACCATCTCTGGTCTACATGGGCCATGCTTTGTACCAACTGAGAGTTCTGGAGAAGGAGAGGCAGATGAAGAAAGCTCAACTGAGGGGTGAACTGGAGGAGGTAGAGCTTGAAATGCCTGGGGATCGGAAGAGATTGGAGCAAGAACTGCGTCAGCTTGAGCAAAGGAAACGAAATAAAGCTCCACTCAGAGGAACCTTGCTTTGCACTTATGTGATACACATTTTCACTCGCTCTGTGGTTGAAGTTGGGTTCATGATTGGACAGTATCTTTTATATGGATTTCACTTAGAGCCTCTATTTAAATGCCATGGCCACCCGTGTCCAAATATAATTGATTGTTTTGTCTCAAGACCCACAGAAAAGACGATATTCCTGTTATTTATGCAATCCATAGCTActgtttcacttttcttaaatgttCTAGAAATATTCCATCTaggttttaaaaagattaaaagaggGCTTTGGGGACAATATAAATTGAAGGATGAACATAATGAATTTTGTACCAACAAGTCAAAACAAAACCTTGCCAAATATCAAAACACATCTGCAAATTCACTGAAACGATTCTCTTCTGCAACTGATTACAGTCTGTTAGTggaaaagcaaacacacacagcAGCGTACCCTGGTTTAAATCCACCTGCATTTCAGACAGATCCAGATAATCACAGTGGAAATGATGACAAAGGCATTTTGGATGAACAGGAAACGCTACTTTCTGAGATGTGTATGCTTAGTACTACCTGTGGTCATCTTCAAAACATCAACTCAAGTAATAAAGGAGACACTcataaaatatctggaaaagaagTTAATGGTAACCAGttgaggggaaaaagagaaattgatggcaaagacAGCAAAAGGAACCACTACTCTAAAGGTCACTGTTCTCTTCCAGGTGATGCTATAGATCTGAACAACCACACGGGGCAGTCACCCCAAACAGCTTTCTCTCTGCCAGCTAACTACACCTGGAAACCGAAATGGCTTCGTGCTACTTGGGGTCCctctgcagaaaatgaaaagcaggCATCACCTCCTAAAGGTAACCTCAAGGGCCAGCTCAGAGCGAGCACAATCAGAACGCTTCCTCCTTCACAGGGAGACTTCCATCCACTTGACATTCCAGACACTCCTGATTCTTTGGGAGGGTTGTCCTTTGAATCCGAGTTGGTCAAAACCTGCAGTAACCCTACTGCTTGTCCTCCAAATCATTTAGTGTCGCTGACAAACAGCCTCATTGGTAGGCGGGCTCCCACAGACCTTCAGATCTGAACAGCTGTTGGCTTTTAGACATTCTGTGTATTACATTATCAAAGAAGTAGCTTAATGATGGTTGAGCACAGAAAAAACAGATAGGGCAGCTCTACAGACCACCTGTTTAGACAGACAACTGCAAACccatttaaaaaagggaaaatggctCTAATTCTGAATTGGGAAGGACTAGTTTCAAGTTCAAAGACATAGAGTTACCAAATCAGGACTACTTTTCTACAGGCTCCCTTCAGAATAGCACTAATTTTGGGAAAATCACATGTCAGAATCGAAGCTAAATGGAACAAGGTTTTTCCTTGAAGGGAGCACAGCCTTCAGAGATTGTTCTTAATCTATGTAATTCCCTCTTTTGGTTATTCATCTTTTACTTCTGGACACTGATTATACTTTGTTTGCCCCTGGGACTTAACGCAGTTTCTTTATAGACTGCAACCTGATCTGTCTTGAATATAATCATAATGTTGCTATCTAGGTAAATAAAATCCTAAAAAGACTGGTCGCTTTCTTTCACCAGTTTATAGATAGCATCGTGATTCAGTGCCAGGATCGGAGTCTTGGCTCTACTACTCACTGGTTATCTATACTTGACCGTTTACTAACAGTACCTACCTTACAGGGATGGTGtgagaattaaaataagaaacatatGTGTTTAATGCActgccaggcacacagtaagcGCTCAAAAGTGCTAGCTATTATTAGCACATTACTGCTCACCCTCCGGAGGCCCACATCAAGTTGGCCACAAAACAAGGAGACTCCAAATATAAGAGCTGGAGCCCAAACAGACGATTCTAAGCAGTCCTCTAGCCATTGGAAATCCAAGGGTTGCCCTCGTTAGTGCGCCCTTTTTCAAGATGGGGGTCGACAAGCCAGCACACACACGCTGCCAGAGCTCCGGAGGTCCTAGTTGAGACAAGTCCGCCCACTCCCGGTGTCAGGAGATCCCAGTCTCTAGAATGAGTTCTAGTGCTCCAGGCTCAGTAGGCCCCGCCCCCTGGAGCCCCGCCCACCTTTGGCCCCACTGGACACTTGTCCGGAGTTACCAAAACCCAGCCTCCTACTAAGTAACCGAAACTCTGCGAGAAccggaagaggaaggaggagtgcTGCTTTGCTAGACAGAGGGGCGGGCGTACGCAGCCTCCTTGGGCTCAGCTCACTATGGGGCATTCAGAGCGTCCTGGTCGCCATGAAAACGGGCCACACCCCGGCGGTCCCGAACCGTGGTTCGCAAGTGCGCAGGCGCGTGCGCCCTTCCGCGCATGAGCAGTGCTGCTCCGAGCCCTCCCGCCACGGTCTCCGGCGCCAGCTACGCCGCTGCCGCTGTCACTATGGCCCATTACAAAGTGAGGGGGCGCGGCGTGGCTGGGGGCGTGCGGGCGGTAGCCAGCCGCTGGTCGGcttgggtgggagtgggggcgcGCGCGCAGGTCTGGGGGGCTTGAGGTGGCGAGGCGGAGGCGGCGTTGCTGGACTCCCAGCGCCTTCTTCCTGCTCCGGCCCCCGGGCTTCGGCCACTGACCCGCCGTGTCTCCTCAGGCCGCCGACTCGAAGCGCGAGCAGTTCCGGAGGTACTTGGAGAAGTCGGGGGTGCTGGACACGCTGACCAAGGGTGAGCATGGGCCAGGAGAAGGTTTCTCGTGACCTCGTCGTGCTCCTCGGCGCAGCGCCCCAGACGGGCCGTGGCGTGGGGCAGGAGGGGAACAGGTGGAACTCGTCCCGGGTTCAGCGAGGTGGGCCTCGGGGTTCAGCGGGGACCGGCTCACGCCTGGCTGCCGGCCGCCGCCGGGGTTGGGTAGCCTCGCACTCGCTACCGCTCTCGCCGCAGGGAGTGAAACTCTTGCAGCTGTTGTGAAGTCCCTCCAACTTCCGTTGCTTTGCCTTGAGCAGCCGCAGTGAGCATGTTTGCTAAAGACCTTGAGAGCCCAACTCCTCCCTCCTGACACTTTTTTCGGAGCCCTCAAAATCCTGTACAGAAACACTTTCCTTTGAACAAAGGGCAAGTGGGGGAAATGACCAGGTTTGAAAGCGGGCTACAAAGTAGCTAAGTGAACCTAATCCCCGAAGTAGCGGTTTGGCTGTGGCTTTTCAACGGAACCCAGTTTCGTAGTCTGTATCAATTGCTACTTTGTGCAGATTTCACAATTAAAGTAGAATCACAGTTTAAAGAGCTTGAGGGCACATCAAAACGGTTAtattgttttcacttttaaaaatggaagctgTTACACTGTATCTCTTACTCTGGGGTTCAAGATCTAAGTAGATGAATAAGGTGCTTGAAACTGGAGGGTTCCAAGAGGTAGTGTGGGTACTGCTTACTTCATTAGCTAAGCCGTAAGGCGAATGCCTGTTATGTATCATTCAACTCACTGGCTGGAACTTTCTAGGGTGCAGAACAGAGAAGTTGGCAGGGGTGATGATCTGGGTCCCTACGAGAAGTACAGTAAATATCTGGGAAATAATTTGGTAACTGCTCTTTGGCCAGAAGCAAAAGTTAGGAGAAAATTCTGGGAGAATAACAACTCTGGGTCTTAGCAGAATGCAGGGCTTTTAATTCCCAAGCATGGGCTGGTAATTTTGAGTTGCTACCTTAGGTTCAGGTACCAGTTTCCTATCTCTTTGCAAATAAGTTTCAGTAAACATTTAAGGGACTACATGAAAGCACTTGTGCTGTCATCTGGGGAGGTATC harbors:
- the GJA9 gene encoding gap junction alpha-9 protein, with protein sequence MGDWNFLGGILKEVHIHSTMIGKMWLTVLFIFRMLVLGVAAEDVWNDEQSGFICNTEQPGCRNVCYDQAFPISLIRYWVLQVIFVSSPSLVYMGHALYQLRVLEKERQMKKAQLRGELEEVELEMPGDRKRLEQELRQLEQRKRNKAPLRGTLLCTYVIHIFTRSVVEVGFMIGQYLLYGFHLEPLFKCHGHPCPNIIDCFVSRPTEKTIFLLFMQSIATVSLFLNVLEIFHLGFKKIKRGLWGQYKLKDEHNEFCTNKSKQNLAKYQNTSANSLKRFSSATDYSLLVEKQTHTAAYPGLNPPAFQTDPDNHSGNDDKGILDEQETLLSEMCMLSTTCGHLQNINSSNKGDTHKISGKEVNGNQLRGKREIDGKDSKRNHYSKGHCSLPGDAIDLNNHTGQSPQTAFSLPANYTWKPKWLRATWGPSAENEKQASPPKGNLKGQLRASTIRTLPPSQGDFHPLDIPDTPDSLGGLSFESELVKTCSNPTACPPNHLVSLTNSLIGRRAPTDLQI